From a single Candoia aspera isolate rCanAsp1 chromosome 2, rCanAsp1.hap2, whole genome shotgun sequence genomic region:
- the CD180 gene encoding CD180 antigen has product MACCTYCWLLMGLLGLSYEVSRPLNQMCTELFTNRSYSCEGLGLSELPEQLPFTTEVLDFSFNFLYSLQHSTFSKLKALVHLDLTRCQINWVYEGTFESNIYLETIIFTGNNLLFLATTAFTGPQCLKHLDLTQTGITKLTFIPMQDLHNIETLLLGSNFIQSLELPPDFPTRKLKYLDLQMNIIQTISTRDIKALKQANNLTLNLRGNKIMHIEPKAFTSFSVYSLDFGSCINISAILEGLQGISTVVLWLGTFLGADNSPIQHSTLQGICNISVDYLTLQYRTFLELSGDTFRCLSKLKRLDLTHTSLSELLSLPQMNLLKELNLNQNSFLSLCNIHSSAFPSLTHLYIQENHEAMDLGSGCLESLSKLQHLDLSRSHIESLDCCSNQLRGLNGLQHLNLSHNQKLSFYNTAFNECSNLKVLDLAFTHIITNNSQGPFHNLRSLQILNLSFSHIDTSKQNILQDLNSLLVLNMNGNSFESGTIFSDNFFQKAPNLEVLTLASCQLLSIEAKAFSALRKLKHVDLNHNNLIAFSSDVFSNLRNIYLNFANNRIHIIPHDLLTSLSGQSIINLSYNPLECTCSNIGLLTWYKQNIDKIEDSEETVCSEPKSLAGTKLFSINLSCGYSTAQIALIMLIVVIVIVVTFILIIYFLKQKYEHI; this is encoded by the exons CTTTTTACTAACAGAAGCTACAGTTGTGAAGGTTTAGGACTGAGCGAGCTTCCAGAACAACTGCCTTTCACGACCGAAGTCCTTGATTTCAGCTTTAACTTCTTATATTCTCTCCAACACTCAACATTCAGCAAGCTGAAGGCCCTGGTGCATTTGGACTTAACAAG gtGTCAGATTAATTGGGTGTATGAAGGCACCTTCGAAAGCAATATCTACCTGGAGACCATCATCTTTACTGGAAATAATCTTCTCTTTCTGGCCACAACAGCGTTTACAGGTCCTCAGTGTCTGAAGCATCTTGATCTAACCCAAACAGGGATCACTAAATTGACATTTATCCCAATGCAGGACCTTCATAACATAGAAACACTGTTACTAGGAAGCAACTTTATCCAATCACTGGAGCTGCCACCAGATTTTCCAACTAGAAAGCTCAAATACTTGGATTTACAGATGAATATTATACAAACAATATCAACCAGAGACATAAAGGCATTAAAACAAGCTAACAATCTGACTCTCAATCTTAGGGGCAACAAGATTATGCACATTGAGCCCAAGGCTTTTACTTCATTTTCTGTTTACAGTTTGGACTTTGGCAGTTGTATTAATATTTCAGCGATCTTGGAAGGACTGCAAGGTATCAGCACTGTTGTCCTCTGGCTCGGCACTTTTTTGGGTGCAGACAACTCTCCCATTCAACACAGCACATTGCAGGGCATCTGCAACATCTCTGTAGACTATCTCACTCTACAGTATCGCACCTTCCTAGAACTTTCTGGTGACACTTTCCGATGTTTGTCCAAACTCAAAAGATTGGACTTGACCCACACCTCCCTTTCTGAGCTACTGAGCCTTCCTCAGATGAATTTGCTGAAAGAATTAAATCTCAACCAGAATAGCTTTTTGAGTCTTTGCAACATCCACTCTTCTGCTTTTCCTTCCCTTACCCATCTCTATATCCAAGAAAATCATGAGGCCATGGACTTGGGTTCTGGATGTTTGGAATCCTTGTCAAAGCTTCAACACCTTGATTTGAGCAGGAGTCATATAGAAAGCTTAGACTGCTGCAGCAACCAACTTCGTGGTCTGAATGGCTTGCAACACCTCAACTTAAGCCACAATCAAAAACTTTCGTTCTACAACACAGCATTTAATGAATGTTCTAACCTGAAAGTTCTTGATCTCGCTTTCACACACATCATCACCAATAATTCTCAAGGTCCATTCCACAATCTGCGTTCTTTGCAGATCCTGAACCTTTCTTTCTCTCATATTGATACAAGCAAGCAGAATATTTTGCAAGATCTAAACAGCCTTCTTGTCTTGAATATGAATGGAAATAGCTTTGAATCTGGCACCATTTTCAGTGACAACTTTTTTCAGAAAGCACCCAATCTAGAGGTGTTAACTTTAGCTTCCTGCCAATTGTTGTCTATAGAAGCTAAAGCATTTTCTGCCCTCAGAAAGTTAAAGCATGTGGATCTGAACCATAACAATCTTATTGCATTCAGTTCAGATGTGTTTTCCAATCTCAGGAACATTTATCTCAATTTTGCCAATAATAGGATCCATATTATCCCACATGATTTGTTGACTAGCCTATCTGGCCAGAGTATAATCAATTTAAGCTACAATCCATTGGAATGCACCTGTTCTAATATTGGATTATTAACTTGGTACAAGCAAAATATAGATAAAATTGAAGATTCTGAAGAGACTGTGTGCTCTGAGCCCAAATCACTAGCAGGTACTAAGCTCTTCTCTATAAATCTGTCCTGTGGGTATAGCACTGCACAAATAGCATTGATTATGCTTATTGTGGTAATAGTAATTGTGGTGACCTTCATTttgatcatttattttttaaagcaaaaatatgagcACATATAA